AAAGTATAGTGTTCCTATTTCTAATCAGTTGCTAACAAACTAACTGTTAATTCTACATCCTCCCCTCAAGTTGGAAGTGGTGAAGAGACAATTCCAAACTTGGATGAGAATTCTGTAAAGTGTGAGCTTGTCCAAGGCTTAGTAAAGAGATCTGCAGGTTGATCTTCCGTACTGATATGAGGAGTGATCAGGAATCCTTGCTCAACATAATCCCGGATGAAATGAACATCTATGTCGAAATGCTTTGTTCGACCATGGTCTATAGGATTAGCTGCTATGGCAATGGCAGATGTGTTGTCACAATGTAGTAAAATTGGTAAAGGGACAGAAATGAGAAGATCTTGTAGAATGTAGTAAATCCACTTCAATTCACAAGCTGTTACAGCTAAACTTCTGTATTCAGCTTCTGCTGAGGATCTACTAACTGTAGCTTGTTTTTTGGTTTTCCAAGAAATGAGGGATTTGCCAATGAAGATGCAATAACCAGTCACTGATCTCCTTGTTGTTTTGCATACTGCCCAGTCTGAGTCACAATACCTTGACAGAGTTAAATCAACTTGTTTGGGGTAGAGGAGAGCTTTGTTTAAGGTTCCTTTTAGGTATCTTAAAACATGTAGTGCTGCATTTGCAATCTCTATCTTATGAGATGAAGCAGTGACATTTTGTTTCTGTTTCTCCATTTTCTGGATGTAAGAATAAGCTTTGTTGATTGATGGAAATGGATCCATCATCAAGATTTGGTCTCTTGTAGCATCATACAAATCATCAAGACCCATTAGAAATTGCATTAAATGATCTGCTTCAACCATTAATGCAAGCTTGTTTCCATTTTCTAGACAATAACAGACTGGAAGAGGGTTCAATTCAGCCAAATCTTCCCACAGTTTCTTCATTTTGGTGAAATACAAGCAAACATTCATATTGCCTTGTTTTAACAAACTTAATTCCTTCTTTAATTGGTAGATTAAAGGGCCATTAGACTCACCAAAATGCTGTTGTATCTCAGTCCATAATTCTCTAGCAGTTTTGCAATAGAGAAAAGATTCACATAATTCTTTTGACATTGAACCAATCAACCAGGATAACACCATATTATCACACTTCTTCCATTTGttgtaaaacacaaaaaatggaGGAGGTTTGATATCATCTCTCAAGACAAAATCTAATTTGTCTTTAGCAGCCAGGCCTATTTTAACAGCACGAAGCCAAGAAAGGTAATTAGTGGTGATGAGAGGGATGCTTACCAGTGAAGCTCCCAAAGTGTCTCCATTTTACAGTTGCATTATGTCTGCAAACTGGAAATCTTCATTCTCCCGGTAATTCCTCTCTCTTTCGGCTTCAGGTCGCAATCCGTCTGTTCTAACTTCAGATCTGAGATTTCTCTCTCTTGTGACACCTGATTTTTGTTCTTCGGTTGACCTGGTGTTTTTTCCATTCTCAGCCTCTGTTCTCAGTTCATCATTCTGGCGAGTGCTTGATTCTGGATGATCAAGAGCACGCCGATAATTCATGGTCTGAGGATCTTGAGGTTGGTAACGATCTTCAAATTCATGTTGAAAATCAGAGATATCTTCTTCATCATTGAGGTAATCATTATTCCTCAATCTTCTTCGATTATGATCCTTCTTCACCGTTGTTGAATGCTCTCCTTGGTTTAAACTTTTGCGGAAAAGTTTTGAGATTAAAGTCTTGAATCAGTTACACAAAGCTTTGATACCATGTGAAACTAAAGAGAGATtatagagaagaagatgaattcattaaaatcaaattgaatTAGGTTACAGTTGCAAGCTGTTTATTTATAATAGCTAAAACAGAGAAAGGGTAAAAGGGGAAGTATACTGTTCCTATTTCTAATCAGTTGCTAACAAACTAACTGTTAATTCTACATAACCCAATATGgatatattttggaaatatttcatttttttgttgttgttgaggtaaatttaatgagaaaatatagtgatttttatttgttatttgttatttttaacttaattcggtttaaaccgaaccgaaccgcaTATTTCGGTTCGGCTTTAATTCGGTTTTATCTATTATTCGGTTCGGTGTCGGtgtgaattattttgatcatttcggtATTCAGTTTTTTCGGTtaagtttggttcggttttgtaCCGATGCACACCACTACTAGAAAtgagcttttttttttgtttattagcTTTTTGGCACAATAATCTCTTTCAAACCTTTTTTCGCCAAACACCACTATTATAAGTTggactagtcaaaacctttcaaacctctaatataacaaaaaaaaaaaaaaaaaaactctttactAAATAGGatctaaactttttttttttttaaagaaaccCAAGcagacaaaaatagaaaaacacaaaaatatgatTAGTTTTCTGATCATTTATAAAGTTTGTAGGTAGTTACTTGGAACTGTTgacatttaatataaaaaagttaaaagtaGAGTAAAAGACAAGAAAAGTTTCCATTAAATGTCCCTGCAATGCAACTCTATAATTAAGTTGCAcagtatttttctttttacattGTAAAAATAACGATTTTAAAAGTTCTTTTCCGGAAAAGGGTTGCAATCAGTTTCCCAACTTTATTAACTTGAGTCAATTCCAATATCattaagaaaacaaaaacaaagatattctattatgcatatttcaaaaaaaaaaaaaaaaaattgtaatttcaatatagaattagaaataaaatatttcgtACTCACAAAATTTGtggctaatttttttttcaaatacataattaaattttacttttatttttatatattgtaTACGTGTTTTGATATGTTAGTGATAAATAACAacattatgtgcatatgcagtAATATAAAGTAACTCAGGAGATGATAATCTCATTAATAATGTCTGAAGTTAGTCCAACTTATCAACATTAAACTATCAAATGGTTTTCAAAACCAGATCAATAAAATGAGCGGTAAAGATAAATGGTCAAGTGTTAAAGGTACGATGAAATCCAATCGGAGTTTAATCATTGTTCTAAAAATAATGTGAGAATGATATTTTCATTCTCATGTAATAATACAGTAAAAAGTTACTAataacttttcaaaaaaaaaagttaataataataataatattattattattttataaatatttgtaatattttgatatatcaattaataaatttaacatgataaatcaaaaatatattaaaaaaatatatataatatataaaaaatacctttttaattaaatagttattattattatataatagtAGGATataaatttcacaaattaactttaattatgtaatttactaaaattttaaaattttattttgtgtatatttaattaaatatttattaaattttattaatagggaaaaactaaaataaaaaatatttttattatatttattgaactataaaataaaataaaaatttaatgcttgataatattttaaataattgattttttttaacaaggAAAAGATCGTATCAAGAATCAACAAGAAGAGCATTACAAAAGAAATAGGGATTGACAGAAAACCATTCACCACTGTTAACGACATCAGAGACAATTTTAGTTAAAATATGAGTTGAACCCTAATACCAAATGTCACAGGGCCAGCACTAAGTTAGGCCAAAACCCCATGCGGCGCAAAGACTTCCTCAAGTCTCGTCAATGCATCTATCGGCATTCCGTCCCGATAGGACTCCCTATGATCAAACCCCGCCCTAAAAGGGACACGCACTATGGGTAACTGCGGAGCTTATAGCGCCTATAGAGTTCCACCCTATGGAGACATTCGACTCCCTTCACTGAATGTGCCCGATTCTCATAGTTCCTAGTGGATTATAGTGGATTGCTTAAGCGAGTGTCGACTACTGACCGAGGGATCGTTTGACGATCTCTTAACAAAACGTTTAGAACTATTAACAAATTCATTAAGCATATAAATACAATCGTTAACTATGACATGAAAATGTGATAAAGCCTATGATGTGTGAGCTATGGACCGAATAACAATCTGAGAATTTGATTTTATCTAGACATTGTTCCAACTTTTATCCTTGATCCAACTTAATGCATTCCGGATAGAAAGTGCTTTTGCTAGAACAACATTGTGTTAAACTATTGGTAGCAACTATAAAATCGTCTAAAGAACCCTAAGAACACACCCGAATCCAATTGTACTGATCCCTTCAAAAGTCACGGCCAAATCGGACCGAAATGGTAACCGGTTCTACTTGAACCGGATAGATCCGACCGGAACTTTTGGAATCTAACAACTATACCTTCAATTATAACAATGACATTATAAGATCCCTTACAATTACTATTCGGTTCTAGCTATAAATTCGAACATACAGATATGAATCTTTGTCACCATATATTAAATAACTTTATGAAGTGGGACCAAATTGTATTGAATATTAATGGGACTACCACCCAACACAAATCAACTTATATTATTAAAGAAGATCATCATCAAtcaatatttatgttttttttttcactctCCTTCTCAAACGTTAAAAACCATATGAAAACGTACAAATCTCAACGACATTACACTATACTCACTGTATTTCAGAAAACATCAAATGACCTGTCTTCCTCAACtttcaatataaaaaaattggttCTGCTGCTCTTTCAATGGCCACTCATACAGATTCAATTTAGgctttagggtttttcctttttTGATCACTTGTATATcagatgttttcttcaactACTTCTCTCAATCCTTTCAttccttcatcttcatcttcgtATGTTGATCTTTCTCCCTACATAATTCATCATCATGAGCCTGATCATAACACTTTTCTTCTTCACCACTATCAAAATCCAGTCTCAATTTTACCATTGATTTCTACTGATTCAAACAATGGAATGACTATGTCTTCAAAGCAGGAAATTCAGGTCAATGATGGAGATTTTCTTCATCAGTATGGGTTTGGTGGTGCATCTTCTGTTTCCCTTGCTGATAAAAGGCCGCCTAAGAAAGACAGACATAGCAAAATTTACACAGCTCAAGGATTAAGAGATCGGAGAGTAAGAATGTCAATTGAAATTGCTCGCAAGTTCTTTGATCTTCAGGATATGTTAGGGTTTGATAAAGCTAGTAAAACCCTAGACTGGCTGTTAACTAAGTCCAAAAGAGCAATTAAAGAATTAGCTCAGAATTATCATGATCATGATCATGATCATATTAATTACAATAACAACAGTGCTGATTCAACATGTGAAGTAGAAGATAATATGATTCCAAAGAATgagagaaagatgaaaaagatgaagaaaaaagCAGCAGCATCCAATCTGAAAGTTACTACGGCTAAGCAATTAAGAGAAAAGGCAAGGGCAAGAGCAAGAGAAAGAACAAGAGTTAAATTGCTTTGCaatacaaaattcaagaattatgATCCTACATTTCAGACTCTGAACCAATCAAATTCAACCCTATTAAACAACCCCTATTTTCATCATCATTCTTCTTCCAGCTTCAATGTTGTTGGAGAACCCTATGGAAGCACAATTGGGGACTCCATATTGATCAAAAGGAAGTTGAAGCAATCAACAATGATGGGTTATCAACAAAATATGTTCTTGTTGAAAGATGCAAATTGCAACAACTTCCCCATTTTGCCTCCAAATTGGGAAAACAACAGTTCAATTCCACGTTCAAGCTTGTGTGCAATTACTAGTATGAATAGATCTACAGGTATGGGATAAGAAATTTGAAGCTTTTCTAATTTCCTTTCTAAAATTGtttgattttaatttgtgaGTGATTGAATTGTAGGTGCTCATCTCCATGGCAAACTCTGGGAGGCTGAAAAAAGTAAATTGCTATGAAGAAGTTAAAGATGTAAGATGTCAGTTAATTACAGAATTCATATCTGTTGTATTAATTccttgtttgcttttttttttttttctaattttgttCATATGTAATGTTTCTGTTTCGGTGATTCTGGCATTGTACAAcatgtttttcttttctgttaATGAAATGTATTTTGCTTCCTTGTTTCTGAGAAAATGTTGCATTCGAATCTGTTTTGGTTTAGTCCATTCTAAATTCTATATTCATTCATGATGCACAAaatcaaaaacagaaaaagtaGTACTTCTTTGTGGCAAATCGTGAGCAAGGATTTATATGGCAGACATCTTTCTCACTATCTTGTATGGAAACCTAATGTTGCACAGAAACGGAAACCGACACGGGATAAAAAGAATATACCTAGGAAACTGTAGTGGGAAAAAGAAATGAAACACGGAAACACTAACAAATAAGAGTTTCCGTGTAACAACCAGTCTAGTAATatatagatattgtccgctttagTCTCACCTTAGGGCTGGTTCTTGCTCGGCCTTCCACTCCAGGGTCACCCTCTTTGGACCGGTATTTACAACTACTTTGGTGATAAGAAAAATGTATAATGGTAATAATGTTAATAGAAATAGGACTACAGATGAAAAGTATGAGATAAGGGTTATGATATATGTGCATGTGCATATGCATAAGCATAAGCATTATTTGCACCAAAAAAATTGTATAAGAATTTATCTATTTTGATTATGATTTTGTGCTTAATTGAACAGCCTTGCATCAACCTAATTTGGTCAAATGTATATCTGATATGCAGCTGGAAATGCTGATTAAATCTCTTACCCTATATATGACAAAGGGTCTAATTACATGAACACAACGATACACATTTAAACTCATATTCACAAATGAGTTGTTTTATGCTTTACCCAAATTTATCTCATTATAGGGTAATTTTAAACACATTGAGTGCTGGTGGAATAGTTTCTTGTATCAAAGAATCATTCAACCAACAGCTCAAGTGCTTCTTGGATTTGGACAACACATATCTATTCtaccatgtgttttaatttCATTATATGTAGAGCTGTCCGGATTTGAACCTTTGACCCCTTGTTTAAGATGTTCTAATACCATGTCAAATAACCATTAAACCCGAAAACCCAATTAAGCTGACAAGCAAGGCTCGGGAACAAAGTTGCAAAATTTCTGATATAGATAGTGTATTTTCATTTACCTTGTATATCctgtttatatgattgagaaagTTGTTGCTACCCCCAAATCTATATGCAAGTCCATTCCTGAAAATCAATGagattgataattttgataTGTTTCAATTAAAATCTCTGAAAGAAGATACATATAGTAACAAAGTTTGTGACAAATTGGATGAATTTGCTAATAGAATTCAAGTTTAGTTAACTATTTCTGATCAAGATCAACTAAGGATGCAATGCAAAGAGTTTGTTTCCTTTACATATATAAAATTAACGTAGTTTTACATATAATTGCTTCAGTTGATGTTTGAACTTGACTTGTCAATAGAAGATAGCTTCTGTTCCATCATATATAGTTAAGGAATTATAGTATGAATAAGGATATATATGATATCTTAGTAAAGGTACACCAAAGCATATCAATGGCCATACCCTAAATAGTCACTGATAAAAACAAATACAGCAAAAGTCATATCCAATATTTGTAATCTTAGGTTACTTGTTTGAGTTTTAAGATTTAAGATTTGCATCAAATTCTGGGCCATAAAAAGATTTTCAGGATATACTAGAATGTCAGGAGAGAAAAGCAAGTAGCAGAGCGACAACAAGGATAATTTTCTCAATGAAATCAGCAATTTATATAGAAGAATATGTCATAATATCTGTCTGTTGCATTGAATTGGGTGACATCTTTTACTCAACATGTTTAAGCTggctttcttttcttttttctatcaTTTTCAAGAGCCTTTTTCTATATGTTTGGAATCAGATATTGAAATCAAGATAAGCTCCTTAGAGTTTCCAAAAGATTTACATAAGAGTCTTGTCAGAAACATATCTACAAATATGAAATTAGAACCAGCTAGCAGATATACTATATATCTCTCCACAAACATAcatatattaatttgattttggaaTGCCCTAAAAGATTAGGGTAATTCTTTTTCTTCTAATGGCTTTCACCTTGACCTGTGAAAAATGTTGGTGTTTGCACTCTCACCTATGATTAGGGCAGAGCGTGTATCTCGGACATTCTTGAACCAGACCGAATACTCGAAAAAAAAGATCCAGAATTGGATTGAACTGCTGACTTTTTCTATAGGACGGAATTGAATTGTACTATTGACTTAATTAGGTACAATTCAGGAGATTTTTAAATTCCTAATATTGCTCAGTAAATATGTTGGAGATTGAAGAACCTGACCGAATATcagaaaaaaaatccagaacCGGATTAAACTGTTGACTTTTTCTATAGGACCGAACCGAATTGTACAGTTGACTTTATTAGatacaattctggagattttcaGATTTCAGAATTATATCGAACCGTACTCACCCCTACCTATGATATGACTCTCACCTATGATATGATTTGGTAACATTTATCCTCCTAACATATACAAATCAACAAAATTTGC
The DNA window shown above is from Euphorbia lathyris chromosome 1, ddEupLath1.1, whole genome shotgun sequence and carries:
- the LOC136211481 gene encoding transcription factor CYCLOIDEA-like, translated to MFSSTTSLNPFIPSSSSSYVDLSPYIIHHHEPDHNTFLLHHYQNPVSILPLISTDSNNGMTMSSKQEIQVNDGDFLHQYGFGGASSVSLADKRPPKKDRHSKIYTAQGLRDRRVRMSIEIARKFFDLQDMLGFDKASKTLDWLLTKSKRAIKELAQNYHDHDHDHINYNNNSADSTCEVEDNMIPKNERKMKKMKKKAAASNLKVTTAKQLREKARARARERTRVKLLCNTKFKNYDPTFQTLNQSNSTLLNNPYFHHHSSSSFNVVGEPYGSTIGDSILIKRKLKQSTMMGYQQNMFLLKDANCNNFPILPPNWENNSSIPRSSLCAITSMNRSTGAHLHGKLWEAEKSKLL